From one Musa acuminata AAA Group cultivar baxijiao chromosome BXJ2-6, Cavendish_Baxijiao_AAA, whole genome shotgun sequence genomic stretch:
- the LOC135614702 gene encoding uncharacterized protein LOC135614702, with translation MASKMKRPSSSSSLPSLLLSSLNLFLLVLASASFAPVFLLRTSPTSSGWALVAVSSATVVSSLLGFFSQLTHLCFLAHVSFVLASSVGQALGFLALFLRPDPSLQLLGSARSRREQRALAKVEEALLLGMFLVQSLELVAACAVQRWWARQFEEVEAEREASVRKRSRRMARVQEEAIANAAAMAEAKARELEEKMRANNKGQWVKNDFEG, from the coding sequence ATGGCTTCCAAGATGAAGCGGCCGAGCAGCTCTTCTTCTCTCCCaagcctcctcctctcctccctcaacctcttcctcctcgtcctcgCCTCGGCCTCCTTCGCCCCAGTCTTCCTTCTTAGGACCTCCCCGACCTCATCCGGCTGGGCCCTCGTCGCGGTCTCCTCCGCCACCGTCGTCTCCTCACTTCTGGGCTTCTTCTCCCAGCTCACCCACCTCTGTTTCCTCGCCCATGTCTCCTTCGTCCTCGCTTCCTCCGTCGGCCAGGCGCTCGGCTTCCTCGCCCTGTTCCTCCGCCCCGACCCCAGCCTGCAGCTGCTGGGCTCGGCCAGGAGCAGAAGGGAGCAGCGGGCGCTGGCGAAGGTAGAGGAGGCGCTGCTGCTGGGGATGTTCCTGGTGCAGTCGCTGGAGCTGGTCGCCGCCTGCGCGGTGCAGCGGTGGTGGGCGCGGCAGTTCGAGGAGGTGGAGGCCGAGCGGGAGGCGTCGGTGAGGAAGCGGAGCCGGAGGATGGCCCGGGTGCAGGAGGAGGCCATCGCGAACGCGGCGGCCATGGCGGAAGCCAAGGCGAGGGAGTTGGAGGAGAAGATGAGGGCGAACAACAAGGGACAGTGGGTGAAGAATGATTTCGAAGGATAA